The genomic window GTTCGGTGATGATCGCCTTGAAGCGGGCCACCAGGCCCTTGATCGCCGCCACTGGCAGGTCGATGTCACGCGACGCCCCGTGGGCGTGCCGCGCCTCCTCGACCAGTTGATCGAACGGCGCCCGGGGCTGGTCGAACACGACCACGCCGTACATCTGCACGAACCGGCGATAGCAATCCCAGGCGAACGCCGGGTTGTTGCTCTTGGCCGCGAGCCCTTCCACGGTCTGATCGTTCAGGCCGAGGTTGAGGATGGTCTCCATCATGCCGGGCATCGAGACGGCGGCACCGCTCCGCACCGACACGAGGAGCGGGTTCGTCGCGTCGCCGAACTCCCGACCGGTGGCGGCCTCGAGACGCTGGAGGGCCTGCTCGACCTGGGCGCGGAGTCGCGGCGGGAAGGAGGTCGTGTCGAGATAGGTCTGGCAGAGCGTCGCCGAAATGGTGAAGCCGGGCGGCACGGGAATGCCGAGATTGGTCATCTCCGCGAGGCCGGCCCCCTTGCCGCCGAGGATGTCCTTCATCGCCGACGAGCCCTCGGCGCGTCCCTGGCCGAACGAGTAGACCAGCGGCTGTTGGGCGAAGGCGTCGATCATGCGATGACCTCCAGCGGTGCGGCGGCGGTGCGGAACGCGCCGAAGGTAAGCTGTACGGGGGTCGGGTAGTCGCCGGAGAAGCAGGCATGGCACCACTCCGTGCCGTGCGTGGTCGCGCCCGTCATCTCATCCAGCGTGAGGTACTCCAGCGAGTCGACGCCGAGGTAGGCGCGGATCTCGTCGCGGGAATGCGTCGCCGCAATGAGCTCGTCCCGGGTCGGCGTGTCGATGCCGTAGTGGCACGGCCCGGTGATCGGCGGCGAGCCGAGGCGAAGGTGGACTTCGCGCGCGCCCGCCGCGCGGATCATCTCGACCAGCCCCTTGCTCGTCGTCCCGCGCACGAGGGAGTCATCGACCACGACGACGGATTTCCCGGCGATCACTTCGCGAACGGCGTTGAACTTGATCTTCACCTTCTCGACACGGATGGCCTGCGTCGGGTTGATGAAGGTCCGTCCGACATAGTGGTTGCGGATCAGCCCATGCTCGAGCTTCACGCCCGAGACCTCGGAGTAGCCGAGTGCCATGACATTGGCCGAGTCGGGGACCGAGAAGACGACATCCGCCCCGGTGGCCGGATGGAAACGCGCCAGTTGGCGGCCGAGTTCGCGGCGCACGCGATCGACGGATTCCCCGAAAATGGTGGAGTCGGGTCGGGAGAAGTACACCAGCTCGAAGATGCAGCGGGTCACCCGGCGCGGAGAGAGCGGGGCGAGGTTGGTCACCACGCCATCCTCGAGCCGGACGAATTCTCCCGGCTCGAGTTCGCGCATGTTGGTGGCGCCGACCAGGTCGAGGGCGCAGGTCTCCGACGCCGCCACGAGCCCGTCGCCGACTCGGCCGACAAAGAGCGGCCGGAAGCCGCGCGAATCGATCGCCGCATACAAGGTCCGACCCACGCCAATGACCACAGAGTAGGCGCCGTCGGCCTGCTCCAGGGCGTCGCGAATCTGACCCTCGACCGTCGGCGCGTCGGAACGGGCGATCAGATGGATGAGAACTTCGGTGTCGCTGTTGGACGAGAAGATCGCGCCGCCACGAACCAGCTCCTCGCGCAACAGGTCGGCGTTGACGAGGTTCCCGTTGTGGGCCACGGCCAGCGGACCGGCGTGATAGTTGACCAGGAAGGGTTGGGCATTCGCCAACACCGTGCTGCCCGCGGTGGAGTAGCGGGTGTGCCCAATCGCCACGTCGCCGTGGAGCGCTTCGAGTGCCGGTTCGGAGAAGGCGTCGGCTACCAGGCCCATCTCGCGATGGATCCGGGCCGTTGTGTTCTCATCGACGGCCATGATCCCTGCGCTCTCCTGCCCGCGATGCTGCAACGCGTACAAGCCCAGGTAGGCGACGCGTGATGCGTCAGGGACCCCCGAGACACCGATCACACCGCACATCGCTTACTCCTCTCCTGTGGCCGTGACCGGGGCCGCCATGCGGCGGGGGATCGCGTCGAAATACTTCTGGCGAAGGGCAGCGGTCTGCCAGGTCCAGCCCCGACCGTCGCGATTGACGATCAGGTCGCTGTCGGCCTCGCCCACCAGGCCGAGGTAGTGTGCCGACACCCCCTGCGCCGCCGCGATGCGCTGCAGCGCGGCGACGTCTGCCGGGTCGCACGAGACGATCGCCCGCGCGCCGTCCTCCCCGAAGAGGAAGCCGTCATCACTGACGTCCGGAGCGTGCGCGTCGAGATCGATGATCGCGCCAAAGGTGGTGGTGGCCCATGGGCCGCCCATGCAGCACTCGGCCAGGGCCACGGCCAGACCGCCATCGCTCAGGTCGTGCGCCGAACGCAGCAGGCGTGTCTCCGCCGCCGCAATGAGCACTTCCTGCAGCGCGCGTTCCGCGGACAGGTCCACCGGCGGCGGCGAACCGGCGACGGTGTCGAGGACCTCGGCCCAGTACGCCGAGCCGCCCAGGTGCCCGCGGCTGGTGCCGAGGAGGAGGACGGCGTCGCCGGTCGCGCGGAAGTGCGACGGCACCGCCTTGGTGATGTCCGCCAAGAGGCCGACCATTCCGATGGTCGGGGTCGGATCGATCGCACCGTGCGGATTCTGGTTGTACAGCGAGACGTTGCCGCCGGTCACCGGCGTATTGAATGCCAGGCAGGCGTCGCTGATGCCGCGACAGGCCTCGGTAAACTGGAAGAAGATTTCCGGCTTCTCGGGGTTGCCGAAGTTCAGGCAGTCCGTGATGCCGAGTGGTCGCGCGCCGGTGCAGGCGATGTTGCGCGCCGCCTCGGCCACGGCCCCCTTGCCTCCCTCGAATGGATCGAGGAGGACGTGCCGTGCGTTGCAGTCGACCGTCATCGCCAGGCCGAAGGTGGTGTCGGCCACGCGCAGGACGCCGGCGTCGCCGCCGGGGAGAATCGCACTCCCGGCGCGCACGGTGGAGTCATACTGCTCGAACACCCAGCGCTTGCTGGCGATGGTCGGCGCATCCAGCAGTGTCAGCAGTGCCTCGCCCGGCGTCGGCGCCTGGCGGCTCGGCGTCCGCTTCCGTCGCGCCACGGCCTCTGGCGATTCGATGGCGTCAGGCGTGTAGATCGGGCAGCCATCGACCAGTTCCTGTCCGGGAATCGCCGCGACGGTGCGTCCCTCGTGCACGATCCGGAACAGCCCATCGTCCGTCACGTGACCCACCGGCGTCGCGTCGAGTTCCCACTTCCGGCAGATCGCCTGGATCTCGGGAATGCGATGGGGCTCCGCGACCACGAGCATCCGCTCCTGGGATTCCGAGAGCATGATCTCGTAGGGCGTCATCCCCGCTTCGCGGGTCGGCACCTTCGAGGTGTCCAGTTCGACCCCGACACCACCGCGCGCCGCCATTTCGGCCGAGGAGGAGGTGAGACCGGCGGCCCCCATGTCCTGGATCGCCACGATGACATTGCTGGTGATCAGTTCCAGCGACGCCTCGAGCAAAAGCTTTTCCGTGAAGGGGTCGCCGACCTGGACCTGCGGCCGCCGCTTCTCGCTCTCGGCGGTCAAGTCCTCCGAGGCAAAGGACGCCCCGTGGATGCCGTCGCGTCCGGTGCTGGCGCCGACGGTCAGGAGAATGTTGCCGACGCCGTGGGCACGCGCCGTGATCAGGTCGGCCTCACGCAGGAGTCCGACCGCCATGGCGTTGACGAGCGGATTGCCGCTGTAGCCTGGCGCAAAGCAGACCTCGCCGCCGAGGGTCGGAATCCCGACGCAATTGCCGTAGTCCCCAACGCCCTTGACGATCCCCGCGAAGAGCCAGCGATTGCGCGGATCATCGAGGGGACCGAGTCGGAGCGAATTGAGCACCGCGACCGGCCGGGCCCCCATGGTGAAGACGTCACGCAGGATGCCGCCGACGCCGGTCGCGGCGCCCTGATACGGTTCGACCGCACTCGGGTGGTTGTGGGACTCGATCTTGAACGCCACCGCCCAGCCCTCGGGGAGGCGAAGCACGCCGGCATTCTCGCCCGGGCCCTGAACCACCTGCGGGCCCTCGACCGGAAAGCGCCGCAACACCGGCTTGGTGTGCTTGTACGAGCAGTGCTCGGACCAGAGCGCCGAGAAGATGCCGAGCTCGGTGAGCGTTGGCGTGCGGCCCAGCAACGCGAGGATGGCGGTGTATTCCGTCTCGTTCAGCTTGTGCTCGGCCACCACGGCCTGCGTCACTGGCCGTTCGCCCGGAAAGGCCTCGGCGGGAGTCACGACGGTCATGCGGCCACCCCGGTCGTCGCGAGGCGTCCGATCAGCGAAGAGAAGAAGCGGTGGCCGGCGTCGGAGCCCAGTGCCGCCTCGGCGAGGCGCTCCGGGTGCGGCATGAAGCCGACCACGGTGCCGGCGGCGTTGCAGATGCCGGCGATGTCGTTGGCCGAGCCGTTGGGATTGTGCGTGGCATCGCTGCCAGGGACCGCGACATAGCGGAGTACGACGCGACCCTCGGCCTCGAGCGCCGCAAGGGTCTCTGCATCGGCGACGAAGCGCCCCTCACCGTGGGCGATGGGGATCCGGATCACATCGCCGACGGCGTAGTCCGACGTGCAGATCGTGTCGCGGCGCTCGACGCGCACGTCGACGGGGCGGGAGAGGAAGCGTTGCGCGGCATTCCGCAGCAACGCCCCCGGCAGCAGATGCGCCTCGCAGAGGACCTGGAAGCCGTTGCAGATGCCGACCACGGCGCCGCCGGCGTCAGCGTGCGCCCGCACGGCCTGCATCACGGGCGCAAACCGGGCGATGGCCCCCGAGCGGAGGTAGTCACCGTACGAGAAGCCACCGGGGAGAATCACCGCGTCGGCCCCTTCGAGCGTGGTCGCGCGGTAGTCGAGGAGCACCGCCTCGCCGCCGGCGCGTTCGATGGCGGTCAGGGTCTCGGTCTCGCAGTTGCTTCCGGGGAAGCGGACAACGGCCACGCGTGCCATCAGGACCCGACCTCGATGACGAAGTCCTCGGTCACCGGATTGGCCAGCAAGCGTTCGCACATGGTGCGGGCGATCGCTTCGGCCGCGGCGGGGCTCTCCGCGTCGAGCGAGAGTTCGATCGCCTTGCCGACGCGCACGCCGGTCGCGGCGCCGAAGCCCAGCGAAGCGAGGGCATGCTCCACGGCCTGCCCTTGAGGATCGAGGAGGCCGGGGCGGGGCATCACGCGGACGTGGACTTGGACGATCATTCAGCGTTCTCCTGACGCCGCTCAGCGCGGCGGGGACGTAGGGTCGGGGTGACCAGCGTGATCGGGGGCTGCTCGTCGTGTTCTTCGTCATCGCGCGCGGTGATCAGCAACACGACATGGCGAATGAGACCGTAGAGCAGATACGTCAGGCCCAGCGTGAAGAGGAAGTACTGCGGCACGAGGAGCGAGCCGGCGAGCACCACCAGGTACCAGAGCAGCCCCAGCACCTGCGCCGGGCTGCGAATGCCGGCCGCTGGCCAGCGCGGATATTGGACATTGCTGACCATCAGCAGCGCGAGGGCCACCACCAGGAAGACCAGCCCCTGGTGCTGAAAGTTCAGGTAGGCGAGCGAGCCGCGGTACCAGTCGGTCTGCGAGAAGGCGAAGTACGTGGCCAGCGTCATCCCGGCCGACGGGGACGGCAGGCCAGTGAACCAGTGAGACGGCTTCCCGCCCTGACCGGCCAGGACGTTGAATCGCGCCAACCGGAGCGCCGCACAGGCGACGTAGAAGAAGCAGATCACCCAGGCGAGGCGGCCGGCGGTGGAGAATTCCAGGAAGTACATCAACAGCGCCGGCGCGACACCGAACGAGATCACGTCGACGAGCGAGTCGAGCTCGGCGCCGAATCGCGACCCGCTGTTCGATGCGCGGGCGATGCGGCCGTCGAGCATGTCGAGCACGCCCGCGAAGACGATGAACCACCCGGCCCAGAGGAAGTTGCCGTTGTGCGCGGAAACGATCGACCAGAAGCCGAAGAAGAGATTGCCGAGCGTGAAGGCGTTCGGCATCACGACGACGACGCGGCGCATGCCGCTCCGCGGAGGGGGCGAGGTCAGGTCCATTCGGCGATCGCCGTGACGCCGGCCTGCGTCCCGTCTCCTTCCTTGACGAGGATGCGGACGCCCGGCGGGAAGAAGACGTCCACGCGCGAGCCGAACCGGATGAGACCGAGACGTTCCCCCTGCGACACCGTCCGACCCTCGGCGTGGTCGGTGATGATCCGTCGCGCGATGAGGCCCGCGATCTGGCGCACCAGCAGCGCGCCGCGCGGGGTGGTCAGCCCGATGTCGCTCTGCTCGTTCTCGAGCGCGGCCTTCTCGTCGGCGGCGTTGAAGAACTTGCCCGGCGTGTAGCGCCGGAAGGTGATCGTGCCGTTGCTCGGATAGCGGTTGACGTGAACGTTGAAGACGTTCATGAAGATCGAGACGCGCGTCGCCGTGCCGCCGATCACGTGCGGTTCGTGGATCGGGATGATGCTCACGACCTTGCCGTCGGCGGGCGCGATGACCACGTCATCGCCGCGACGTCCGCTCCGGACCGGATCGCGGAAGAAGGCGACGACCCAGATGGCGATCGGCAGCCAGACGAGGCCGGCGATCGGAAGGCCGAAGCCGAAGAGCGCGGCGGCGATCACCCAGGCGATCGCGATGAACGGCAGTCCTTCCGGGGCAACGCGCATCAGCGGTCCTCGGGCAACTCATGGCCCGTCAGTCGGTGGTACGCCTCGCGGTAGCGCGTCGTGGTGGCGCGGATCACCTGCTCGGGCAGCGGCGGCGGTGGGGCGTCGCCATTCCATCGGCCGGCCTCCCGTTCGCTGGCGAGATAGTCGCGCAACGGCTGCTTGTCGAAACTCGGCGGCGTGCTCCCCGGGGTCCACGCTGCCGCCTCCCAGAACCGCGACGAGTCCGGGGTCAGCACTTCGTCGATGAGGATCGGATGGCCCGTGATGTCGAGACCGAACTCGAACTTGGTGTCGGCGATAATGAGCCCG from Gemmatimonadota bacterium includes these protein-coding regions:
- a CDS encoding amidophosphoribosyltransferase, whose amino-acid sequence is MCGVIGVSGVPDASRVAYLGLYALQHRGQESAGIMAVDENTTARIHREMGLVADAFSEPALEALHGDVAIGHTRYSTAGSTVLANAQPFLVNYHAGPLAVAHNGNLVNADLLREELVRGGAIFSSNSDTEVLIHLIARSDAPTVEGQIRDALEQADGAYSVVIGVGRTLYAAIDSRGFRPLFVGRVGDGLVAASETCALDLVGATNMRELEPGEFVRLEDGVVTNLAPLSPRRVTRCIFELVYFSRPDSTIFGESVDRVRRELGRQLARFHPATGADVVFSVPDSANVMALGYSEVSGVKLEHGLIRNHYVGRTFINPTQAIRVEKVKIKFNAVREVIAGKSVVVVDDSLVRGTTSKGLVEMIRAAGAREVHLRLGSPPITGPCHYGIDTPTRDELIAATHSRDEIRAYLGVDSLEYLTLDEMTGATTHGTEWCHACFSGDYPTPVQLTFGAFRTAAAPLEVIA
- the purL gene encoding phosphoribosylformylglycinamidine synthase subunit PurL; translated protein: MTVVTPAEAFPGERPVTQAVVAEHKLNETEYTAILALLGRTPTLTELGIFSALWSEHCSYKHTKPVLRRFPVEGPQVVQGPGENAGVLRLPEGWAVAFKIESHNHPSAVEPYQGAATGVGGILRDVFTMGARPVAVLNSLRLGPLDDPRNRWLFAGIVKGVGDYGNCVGIPTLGGEVCFAPGYSGNPLVNAMAVGLLREADLITARAHGVGNILLTVGASTGRDGIHGASFASEDLTAESEKRRPQVQVGDPFTEKLLLEASLELITSNVIVAIQDMGAAGLTSSSAEMAARGGVGVELDTSKVPTREAGMTPYEIMLSESQERMLVVAEPHRIPEIQAICRKWELDATPVGHVTDDGLFRIVHEGRTVAAIPGQELVDGCPIYTPDAIESPEAVARRKRTPSRQAPTPGEALLTLLDAPTIASKRWVFEQYDSTVRAGSAILPGGDAGVLRVADTTFGLAMTVDCNARHVLLDPFEGGKGAVAEAARNIACTGARPLGITDCLNFGNPEKPEIFFQFTEACRGISDACLAFNTPVTGGNVSLYNQNPHGAIDPTPTIGMVGLLADITKAVPSHFRATGDAVLLLGTSRGHLGGSAYWAEVLDTVAGSPPPVDLSAERALQEVLIAAAETRLLRSAHDLSDGGLAVALAECCMGGPWATTTFGAIIDLDAHAPDVSDDGFLFGEDGARAIVSCDPADVAALQRIAAAQGVSAHYLGLVGEADSDLIVNRDGRGWTWQTAALRQKYFDAIPRRMAAPVTATGEE
- the purQ gene encoding phosphoribosylformylglycinamidine synthase subunit PurQ is translated as MARVAVVRFPGSNCETETLTAIERAGGEAVLLDYRATTLEGADAVILPGGFSYGDYLRSGAIARFAPVMQAVRAHADAGGAVVGICNGFQVLCEAHLLPGALLRNAAQRFLSRPVDVRVERRDTICTSDYAVGDVIRIPIAHGEGRFVADAETLAALEAEGRVVLRYVAVPGSDATHNPNGSANDIAGICNAAGTVVGFMPHPERLAEAALGSDAGHRFFSSLIGRLATTGVAA
- the purS gene encoding phosphoribosylformylglycinamidine synthase subunit PurS, producing MIVQVHVRVMPRPGLLDPQGQAVEHALASLGFGAATGVRVGKAIELSLDAESPAAAEAIARTMCERLLANPVTEDFVIEVGS
- the pssA gene encoding CDP-diacylglycerol--serine O-phosphatidyltransferase produces the protein MRRVVVVMPNAFTLGNLFFGFWSIVSAHNGNFLWAGWFIVFAGVLDMLDGRIARASNSGSRFGAELDSLVDVISFGVAPALLMYFLEFSTAGRLAWVICFFYVACAALRLARFNVLAGQGGKPSHWFTGLPSPSAGMTLATYFAFSQTDWYRGSLAYLNFQHQGLVFLVVALALLMVSNVQYPRWPAAGIRSPAQVLGLLWYLVVLAGSLLVPQYFLFTLGLTYLLYGLIRHVVLLITARDDEEHDEQPPITLVTPTLRPRRAERRQENAE
- a CDS encoding phosphatidylserine decarboxylase family protein — translated: MRVAPEGLPFIAIAWVIAAALFGFGLPIAGLVWLPIAIWVVAFFRDPVRSGRRGDDVVIAPADGKVVSIIPIHEPHVIGGTATRVSIFMNVFNVHVNRYPSNGTITFRRYTPGKFFNAADEKAALENEQSDIGLTTPRGALLVRQIAGLIARRIITDHAEGRTVSQGERLGLIRFGSRVDVFFPPGVRILVKEGDGTQAGVTAIAEWT